The genomic DNA CACTTTTCTGTGGCAATGCTTCTCACCTTTGCAATGAAATACTTGCTGTGTATAATTacttgtttaatgtctgtctccttCACTAGGCTCTCGGCTTCTTTCCATGAAGGGCAGAACTAGTGTCTAGCTTCTTCACTTCTTTATTTCAGCATAGGGTACCTGACACATGGTAGGTGTTGGATGAATATGGGAATGAGTGAATGCATACATGGAAGGAATTTATGTATGTAAAATTGTGTTTGGAAGATTGTGCGGTGTCTGGCGCATAGCTGACACGTAATAGTAGCAGTAACTATGACATTGATCAGCATCGTGCAGTGGCCACGGATAAACTAGCTTACGTGATTTTACGGTACTTAAATCTATCTGATTTTCATTTCAAGGTGAAAATTGACTTGCAAGTAACCATGCCTCACAGCTACCCCTatgcagcactgcagctgttcgGACGGTCATCCGAACTTGACAGACAACAGCAGCTCCTTCTCAACAAAGGTCTCACTTCTTACGTAGGGACTTTTGACCCAGgtgagctctgtgtgtgtgcggCCATCCAGTGGTTGCAGGACAACAGTGCCTCCTACTTCCTGAACAGGAAGCTCATGTACGAACCGTCTACACAAGCAAAGCCGGTCAAGAACACATTCCTGCGAATGTGGATCTACAGCCACCATATATATCAGCAGGACCTACGGAAAAAGATTCTGGATGTCGGGAAAAGGTTAGACGTGACAGGATTTTGCATGACGGGAAAGCCGGGGATAATCTGTGTGGAAGGCTTCAAAGAGCACTGTGAGGAATTCTGGCACACAATTAGGTATCCCAACTGGAAACACATTTCCTGTAAGCATGCCGAGAGTATCGAAACAGAAGGAAATGGGGAGGACCTGCGccttttccattcttttgaaGAATTACTTCTTGAGGCCCATGGTGACTATGGCTTAAGGAATGACTATCACATGAATCTGGGCCAGTTCTTAGAATTtctcaaaaaacacaaaagtgaGCATGTTTTCCAGATATTATTTGGTATCGAAAGCAAAAGTTCTGACTCCTAGGAAGCTATTAAGAGACCTATGCTTGTAATCTCGCTAAGTTAGTATTTCTGTTAATAAGACCAAAATAAAAGGACCAGTTAAGCATCATCTGTGGGGAACGTAGCTCCAGCATTTTTCCCTGGAAATGAAACACAGAAGGCTTTTAACTTTATAACAGTGCAACTGTGATGTTACCTCTATGTTCTTGTGTTAATTGAAAGCTATTTAATGGTAAATTAATAAAAACCTGTCAGTTAAACCAGTGAAGCCAATTTGATTAAAAAGGAGTCCAAAGCCCAGTTTAATGGCAGTCGTCAAATTGCAGCTCCGAACTCACAAATATGAATAACATTTCTCCTTTTCATGTTGCTAGCATGCAGGTGACACCCCACATTTTTCTAAGTCAAGTTTAAAATCAGAACAAAGAGAGAGCACGTGTTCACCACGTTTCTCACTTTAACTTAAAACTCcctgttggggtttttttcttttcatgaagcCAAATCCTAACTGTAATGGTGGTGACACCACGCCGTGTTGTTACATCGGTTGATTGACGGTACTAAGGATCATGTACCAATGTTCTTGGTTGGGCTCTTCTCCACAGAACAAGATGTGGTTTCTTGTCCACGCTGCCCCACCAGTAGTGCTCATGGGTCTTCGTCCCTGTGCCAGTTTGCATCGCTCCGTGGGGCAAGGAGTTTGGGAGAGGACCGGTGTGGATGGCCCTGTACCATCACCTTCCTAGAGGACAAAAGGTGATGTCACTGCCATCTCGTCTGAAACTTTCAAGCTCCACAAGCTTCACCTGCCTTCTTCAAAATGAGAGTTTATTTTAACGATAATAGCTCCTATTTAAGCAGCTCTTGCCAAACCTTTTTATTACAAAGCATCTACCCCTCTCCAGGAATTTCTGGGAGTCTCACCTGCAGTAAGGGAGGACATGAGGTCGTGAGCTGCCTCTGCAGCTTCCTCTGGTTTCCCACTCTCTCTTTAGCTCCTACCGCCGTCTCCCGGGGAGCACCCCACTGATGTCCTGGTCCCCTCAGAACACCAAAGCTGGGTTCTGAAATGTAGGGACATGGAGGGGGTGCTTCACTCCCCATCTCGTGATGACGTTAGATGCCAAAATTCCTGCGTGTGCTGGTGGCACTTACAGAATCTTCGATGAAACGGTCCATTCCGGTGTCTGGTTTTAGTCTGTGTCTAGGGTGCAGACACATGTCCGGGCAGGGCCAGGACGTGACAAACCGCAGACCCTGCACTAAGCTGACTCTCCTAACCATGAGGCCTGGGAACGGGGTCCACGCTGTCCTTCCCTGCGCTCCTCTTAGCTCCTCAGAATGAGTCTCCTTTCACAGCGCAACTCAGACCCTCAAACCAAGGCTCTTGTCGTGGGCCCGCCTTGCCTGCTTATCCACCTTGCCGATGCATGTTGTAATCCTGGCTTTGCACGTGGCTGGGACTCAAGCTGGGGCCTCACTTTCCCTATATACAAAGGGAAGACATAGGACTGACGTTGCCAAAGACTCATTTCTCAATCTTTACCAGGACTGAAAACAACATAGTATAGGAGTTCAATTTCCCATATAATCTCCCCAAGGCCATAAGAAGTATAATTAGCATTCACAAGTTTTCAGGCCCTAAACAGATGTAACCCCGTtaacttttttccccttgaaCTGAGACAGGAATAGATGCCATCCACCTAATATGTGCCTAAGCCACTCAGAGAGGGTTTTCTATGATTAAGTGAGCAAAAGTAGCCACAGAGAGAGAAGTTTAAAGAATATGGAACAAAAATTATTTACATAACTCAAATGAAGGGAATAAATTCTGGTTTATGAATGCTTTACTGCTTCTGGAGCTCTTTCTGATGATAATTTTTCAGAACCTACTTTGACAGGTCCAATAGGAGCATGTGCCAATGCTTTTTTCCTATCAGAAGCACTAATAATAGAAATGTAGGtttcatagaaaaaatatatacacacataatgaTAATTCAAAGCTCGGCTTGTATGTATAGTAGATACACTTCTGGTGTTGTTTGCCTAGCCTGATAGGAGCCAGCACCTCCCCTAccttccccaaacacacacacacacacacacttactctGGTGAAATGCCCCTTCTCTGGGAGGAGAAGTGACTGGAATCAAGCTGCCCTCTAGCAGCCTCCCCGAGAGATGGTTTTGAGCTCTTGCTGCTTGAATCCCTAATGCCACCCTCCTTTCTGGCCTACGGAATGCTCAGTTGGCCAAAACCTCCTTTGAGCTACCTAACATCTGCCCCCTTTTTTCCTTCAAAGTCAGGATCAGTCTCTATTGCTTGTAATTCAAGAATCCTGATGatgtatacattatatttttaaattgttatttggAAAGGATGCTCATTATAAATGCGTGTGTCTTTTTTTGTTAACGTAATTAAATCAGTATTTCTTCAGATATGTTCTCTGCTTTTCATCCCTTGTTGGTCTACTATGTTAGGCTAAGGGCTGAGGATACTCGCATAATGGATTGAAGAGTGGGCTGGATGGGCTGATGCACCATAAGGACTTCAAAAACATCCCTATATTAAATCAGAAATATGTTGCCTGTGCGTTTCTATGTATGTCTGCTTACATGCCATCCTTCTGAGAACTGGAGAAGGCTTGGAGGGAGCCCATCTGAGGTCTTCACAGAACCCTCTTGAACAGGACAATTTTCTTTCACTTGCATTTACCTCAAGCAGCCCAGTAGTAAGTTGGAAGAATAGGTGTTTTCTGAAGAAGGTACGGTTTGCTCAAAAATCCTGGTTTTATACAGAATCCTGATTTGCCTCAAAACCCTAAGCCCACTGGATCTCCCTCAAAGGGTCCACATGGTAGACCCACTTTCactgcaacctggattggccggagaaacttttcttctgagcccagTTAAATCTAGAAGCATTTGGATCAACCCATACATGGGCTTGAGCATCGCACATAAAATTCAAAGAGGCCCGCCAAACACTGAGGCTCCTCCTTAGTTGTAGGTGGCATAGAGCACACAATTTTTTCTTCACTATGGACAGGATATTCCAACATACACCAAAGACTAGACCACCACAAAGTTGGCTGAGGTGGCAGGGTCTTGTGCTTTCCCAGGATGTATCTTCTAACCCTCAGCACGAT from Eschrichtius robustus isolate mEscRob2 chromosome 9, mEscRob2.pri, whole genome shotgun sequence includes the following:
- the RWDD2A gene encoding RWD domain-containing protein 2A gives rise to the protein MSASMKECLQLQLLEMEMLFSMFPNQGEVKLEDVNALTNIKRYLEGTREALPPKIEFVITLQIEEPKVKIDLQVTMPHSYPYAALQLFGRSSELDRQQQLLLNKGLTSYVGTFDPGELCVCAAIQWLQDNSASYFLNRKLMYEPSTQAKPVKNTFLRMWIYSHHIYQQDLRKKILDVGKRLDVTGFCMTGKPGIICVEGFKEHCEEFWHTIRYPNWKHISCKHAESIETEGNGEDLRLFHSFEELLLEAHGDYGLRNDYHMNLGQFLEFLKKHKSEHVFQILFGIESKSSDS